A region of the Candoia aspera isolate rCanAsp1 chromosome 15, rCanAsp1.hap2, whole genome shotgun sequence genome:
GCCCTTCTTGAGTTTTTCCTCTTTAATGGTATGGAATCTTTGCAAACAGGTTTTCTGGCCCTGTGACAGTGAGTGATATGAAGCCCAAGAGGCAGCATGAATGGAACAGGAAGTCTGTTGGCGAAATACAAGACACTCAGGAggtaaggaaaaaaacccaaaatccaTTTCTCTCAGAGGGAAACCAAAATAAGACATGGCCTGTACAACTCTTGAGGGAATGGGCACTTTAAGCATGGCATGATCCTTAAAAGCTTCATCTGCTGATGCCTTCTCTGCCTTTTCGGATAGCACAGAAAATCACATTTTTTCTAGCAACATGTGCATAGGAATGCTTTAAGCACCTCTCCAGGTTCATCATATGCTGTGGGTTTGTCCCTTACCATTCTCCTTTTCCCAGTAAATTATATTGTGTTCTAATTGTTATGCCATGTTCCCAAACTTTGATAgagttcaactcccataatcccccagccagcttgaggattatgggagttgaagtcccagccTAGCTGTAGGACCAAGATTAAGGAAAGTATGATGCCCTTGTTCAGCTCTCTCTGAGCAGCATGATGGCCACACGATACCTTCGTGTTCTTCCCAGCCCTTTCTAGAACATTTCCTCATTGTGATTCGTTGATCTGTCAAAGAGTTGTGCTGGTTAACTGGCTGTATTCCATGAGGTTCCCAGCTGACATCCATGCAAGTGAGGGTGTAGGTCTGTAGATATGCGTAAGATGAATGTGATAGTTTTGCTGGTAGGAGTAACCAGTTTAATAAGTGTTTGCcatgattttatacatttttccaAAGCTctcaaatacatatatttgcTGTGAAATCTAGTGCAGTCCCCTTAACATGAGAAAAAGCTGGTTTTGATGAGGTGGAACATGCTTTTGACCAAACCAGTGCTTGAAATTTAAAGATGTGGTTTAAAACTAACAGGCAAACACCCATGCACACTATTGGATGGATAGTGGAGTACAACGTactttgtattgttttctgctttgttttaaattaatatacTTCTTTGAACTATTTAAATAAAAGAGAGATGCTGCAACACTGTGTTCCTGAATTTTTTGGCTCTTATTGCAAAGAAAGACTTGATATGGCCGATGTCAATTTAGAGGGGCCCACAACACCTTCTTAATGGTTGTGTATTTCTGCTTGTTTCAGGACGAGACACTGCCTGTGCGTGGAACAGATTCTAGTGAAGCCACTGTGGTTGGCAGTCCATGGAGGCCCTCACTGCTGGCCAAAACACTGTCCATGGAAGGACCCCCAGGGGGAGAGGGCAGCTTTGCCAAAGGCGGGCAGAATGTCTCTTTGCCAGGAGAATGTCCTGGCCTGGTCTTCAGTCCGAAGACAAAAACAGTCCTCGACTCTCCCGCCGAAGATGCCTGCCTTAAAACAGTCAGAGCCACCATGTTTGAACATCATGTGCAAAGACACAGTGTGGTTGCCAACCACCTGAGAGCTGAACCCTCATTGCTGTCACTGACGGAGTCCTTTGGAGAGTCGCTCTCCCATGGTCAGGAACTCTGGAAGGAGAGAGTGTTGGGCGTTGGGCAGTCTACGAAAGGCCCCACCCAGGAGGCTGAAGCATCAGGGGATGCTGGAACACCCAAAGATCCCAGACCTTTAACCAAGGATCGCGGCTCTCTGGCCGTAGCATGGGCAGAAGGCTCCGTGAAGGAGCAGTGCGAGAAACCTGCTTCAAAGGGCAAAGTGGAGGATCCTCTGCTGTACCAAAGGATCGAGCCCAGGTATGAAATTCTGCAGAAGGTGGGGGAAAGGGTACAAAGCAAGGCTGTTACGGCTATCCCCAAAGGGAAGGCCCTTGCTCTCCACCGTGAGAGGTCTCTGAAGGAGAGCTGGCGAGCCAGCGGGGATGCCGAGGGTAAGAGCGATGGCTGGACAGGGGATCCGCAACCAGAAGGCCCTGCCCTGGGAACCAAGCTGTGGAAAGACcttcctgcctcctggacccagcGTCCTTTCCACAGAGGAGGGACTGGGCTGGACAGATATCAGGCTGGACAGCAGCTGGCCTCTGAGAAGGCAGCGCTGTTCACCAGCAGGACGAAGGATGACGGTGTCTTTGCGCCGTCATTAGAAACCGCAAAAGAGAAGAAGCTCGCTCCTGCTGGTGCGGTGGAGGGATCTGCAGCGCTGGCCCGCTTCCCTGAGGGGGCTGGAACTGGGGCGCGCGAGGCAGATGGCTGCGAAAGCAGGGCTGGCGTGCTCCGCCAGAAgacccctccctcccttgctGGTGGGCACAACAGCCCGGTTTCTCCGCCCGGGACCAGCCGGTGGCAGAGGGTCAGCTGCCCAGGGCTCCTCTCAAGCCTGGACCTGAAGCCACCTTATGAGCCGGAGGAGCCCAAAGGACAAAAGATGCGCTTGGCCCCCTGGGGAGCCTCAGGAAGGTTGGACGGCGTAACAGAAGGAGACCGCTTGCAGCAGCCTGACACAGAAGTGAGGTGGCAGAGCAGCTTCCGTAACGTTTCTGCCCCGAAAGTTTCAGACCGGTGGCGAAGGAAAACTCTGCCCCACAGCACTGCCGGGTTTGAGGACATCAAGGAGCCCTCTCACAGCACGATGGAATTAGCAAGTAGAAGGGATGCCTTGCATCTTCTGGATTGCTCAATTGCAGAGAGAAGCCCCCAGACCCAATACAGAACGGATCCGAGGCAGGCGGAGGTCACCTCTCCCAGCCGCCTTCAGAAGCAGCTCTCCACGTCAGCGCCCAAGGCCACGTATTTTGCAGTTACTTGCCAGATTTTGGAGGAAATCAATAACAAGCCCGGAAGAGATGCGGCTGTGGCTCCTCGTTGGAGCAGCTCCAGAAGAGCTGATCCCTCCAATTACCAGCACGGGGAGTGCCTCTTAGAGACAGCGAGCCCCCCGGACAGGCCTCTTAGCAAGCGCAGGGGAGAGGGGGGGGCCTCGGACCTTCTGGAGAAAGGGGTTTCTGAGTGTCCACTGGCCGAGGCAAGTGAGCAGGCCCGGGAGCAGCTCCAGAGGCAGCTGGAGGAGGCTGAAAGGCATCTGGCTGGAGCCAGTCTGTCCCTCTGCCCTGTGGCACGGTCTCCTTCCTGCTTGGGGCCTCTCCAGCGGGACAGCCGGCCGGTCCTGCAAAAGAGATACGGCGCAGCTGGTCTTGGTGGAGCTGAGGAGAAGGCAGCTGATCACTACAGATCGAGAGTGGTTGATATTGATGAGCTGATGGCGGAATATGGGGGGGAGTCTCCGAAGGTTTGTGGGGTGGAGGACCAGAAAGACAGCAGCTTATTTCCTTGGGAGAAATTGCCGTCCAGAAGGAGTTTTACAGGGAACCTTCCTTGCAGCTCTGAGCAGAGAGAGATGGCAAGGGTGGAGCTCTCCTCAGGCAGCAGGAGGACAGGCATGGATGCCAGCAGTTGTGAGAACGGCCGGGTGTGTGGGAGCGATCCACTGGATGTCCGCACCCAGGAGTCCAGTCCTTTCAGGGCCAGAGATGGGAAATGCAACCCTCCCCACTGGGGCAGGCTGGACCTAGAAAAAACTAAGCGGTCTGTGGAGCCTGTGGGCCCAAGGACAGAGATGTCCTTTTTTGATGGCAAGGAGCAAGGAGAGGGCACCAGGCCAGGCCCCCCGAGTGCCAAGGATGCCAGTCCCGGTCCCCGCCCTGTCCGCATGGACTTGGGAGCGTTGTGGAAGGAAGCGAGCCCGAAGCAGTGGGCAGTCCTGGCCCCAGCTGGGGGATGGTGCCCCAGCGGTGACTCAGGTGGCAACATTGGGAGGAAAGCTGACAGCCAGGCTGGAATCTGGGAGGACGACTCTCCTGCAGCGCAGATGGGGATGGAACGGAGCAGCGCCGCGCCGGACTTCAAGTGTTCCTCGGAAAAGGCTCATCAGGCCCACGCAAGGCCCGGCATACCTTTGAGAGCAAGGCTGGACCAGCACCGTATCTGCCGGAGCTTCCCTCCCGAAAGGCCCGGGGCCTTGCTGAGCAGGGGAGGCCCATCTCTGAGGGACTGCTGCTCCCATGAAGGGGAAAGGGTAGGTGGAAAGGAGGAGGCAGGGAGAGGGGCGGGGCAGGCGGGGGTCTGGCTGCCTTGGGAGTTGTGATCTGGCCCACCGATGTGGGGATGAACACAAGGGGGGCTCTTTCTCCTTCTAACAGGACCTCGAAAAAGAGAGCCTCCAAGAGGACCGCGATGAAGCCAGGCATTCTCCCTACCTCCTAACACAGCGGCGGAGCCACAGTTTCTACAGAGAAAGGAGGACTGATCACTGGCTGGGGGTGAGTGCCTGCAGCCTCCTCTCTACTCTTGTCCGGTCTGCCAGACCGCTCCTGAGCATCCCTTGGAGTTGGCTATGCACACAGCAGCCTTTTTGTGAGGGGCTGCCTGCTGTCTTTGGCCTGTGGAAGGTCTCCCTGGGCTTCCGTGGGTCAGTGGCTGATTGTCCCAAGGAGTGGGCCACGGTTAGCCTCCACTTGGGACCCTGTTTTGGTTTGGGAGAACTCCAAGGCTTCGTGTTGCGTTATGGCTGGCTGCTTGCATGCCACTGTGCAAAAAGACCCCGAGGCTTGCTGGGGACCCCTGAGTGATGGGGAAGCCAGTGGAATGCAGAACAAGATTAGGAGGGGATCCAGCCCGTTTACTGCTCAGCAGAGGGGTCCTCCAGGGGAGGTGGAAGGAGAGGGCCTTCGGCCTCTCATAAAACAATGCCTTAATCGCCTGCCGTCTGCTGGAGAGATCCGCTTGGAACTGTGTTCTTCCTGATCGTGATGAAAGAGTGCTGTGGTCAGTCACACCATCCCGGCTGACTCACTTTCCCGCCTCTCTTCCCGATCAACCTCCAAGGAGCTGATTGAAAGGGGCAGGGGGGCGTCCGAATTGTGCAACTGGCTGGTTTGCACTTGGAATGTTTAGGAAACTCTGGAGAGCTGAAACAGCGGAAAGGTCCACGCCAGGCTCTGTCCGTGGGGGAAAACCAGAATCCAGGCAGGGCTCCTGGCTCTCGATCGTCCTCTCTGGTTTATTTTAGCACAAAGAGCTTTATAGTCTCTGACTTGTAAGGGGCTCTCAAAGTGGAATTGACAGGCCAGCCTTTCAAGATGGTTCCTGAAATATTGCTGCCGTGGCCCTTCTCCTTCTTGCAGCTGATTTTCCTGCAGAATTCCTTCTGAGAGGGGAGTCCAGTCGGCCCCTTCCggcagcagcccccccccccgagcgTGTGGCCTGGAACGGGTCTGGGGGCGAGACGTCCTCACAGCTCTCCCGAGGCCTTGTAACGGGAAGGGATTGTAGTCTGTGGCATTGAGTGTCTTGatctttggtggtggtggttgcagTGTTGCTCTCAACTGGCTGGTCTGCTCATCTGCGGCTTAGCAGGGGGTGAGCCCGGCTATCGTGGTTTACGGCTTAGCGTTTTGGTTGAACTCAGTGGGTTGTGGATTGTTCAAGAAACCTTGTCGCCTTAGCATAATGGAAGGACCTGGTTTATGTTGTCCTGAACCTTCCTGGGTGGGGCGGCATTTGCTTCTGTTGGCCTCCGAATTTTATGTTGGGTTCACCTTGCAAGGTGAACAGGCGCCACCGGGGTGGAGTTGGGCGCAACTTACCCTTCCCAGCCTTGACTAAAGGTCGCACCTGGCATTTTAATTTATTGCTGGGAGACCGTTGCTTCCGGTGAGGGCCGATGCAGCAGGACCGAGACAAAGGGCCGAGAGCAGGCAAGGCTGCCATCCAAACCTGGTGCTGGTGCCACCCCTGCCAGAGCCAAGGAACGAGCAGCAAGGAGTCCGTTGCCAGAGAAGGCAGAGGGTGGGGGACCACAAGGGTTAAGCCCTTCCGGGCATGGTAAACAGAGATTACAGGATGCTACGGCCTTTCTTCTTCTGCCTGATTAGCTCTTTGCGTATCTGCAATAAAAACCACTGGCTTGCCTTGTCCTTGGCTCTTTCCCGGAAGCTCCTGGAGAGGGAGTTATTGATTGCCAGGTCCTGGGTGTGGCTCTGGCATCCAGGTGGCAACTCCAGAAGGGGGCCTGAATCCCGGCCTACTGACCCTCTGGATATCTaacagcccccccgcccccactggCCTGGGAAGGCTTGGGGGCTTCTCCAGCAGCGTCCAGCCTCCCCAGGGTCACACTCCCTGACTTCAGAAGAACTGCTTCCACAGCAGGTCCGCTGAGCCCCTTTCCCTGCCTGCCTGAAGACAGGTGGGGCCTCGGTTGGCACGGGAGGCCTCCTGGTATTGGGGAGCCTTCGCCTTCTCTGATGCTGCCTCGTGATCCAGCAGGGCTCCTGTGCCGAGCAGGGTGGGGGCGTAGTGGGCTTTGTATTTGggcttttatttttgtaagccacctggagtcagcATGAGTGAGCTGGGCGGCCATATATGtctaatcaattaatcaatcgaGTAAATTGCAGCTGGCTGGCAGGTGGTCTCCTCCACACCTCTGCGACCCTCAGAACAGCTCCAGGACCCCAGTTGGACGAATCAGCCAGGAGAGGCCGGGTTCACCCAGCGTGTGCTTGTCCCTGAGGTGTGAGAAAGCCACAGTGGCCCGATTGCAGCATAATGGCAGGGGTGTCACGCCATGCTCTGTGTGTGGGAACCCTTTGGGCTGACCCTAAACAGTAGCTGTGCTGTGTTGAGGAGAGATTTTTCCCTGCTTCCTCCCTGGAAGCTTATCAGGTGTGTGCAGCAGTCTTGGGGGAAGGAAAGGTCCCGGCCTTGAAACAATCGCCTGAGCCCATCCCTGCAAACACTAGCCAGTTCCCAGGCTCTTCAGATCTGCTTAATTACCACATGCCACATGTTTCTTTAGGACTGAGAGGAACAAGCAAGGGTACGTCTCACTTACGTATATTTTCAGCCTCCCTAATAGGCACCTAAGGCActgagcgagggagggagggagggagagaaggcacTTCATTTATCCAGGGTGCATCACGAGCAATGCTGGGGGTGCTACAGGAGATGAGGATTTTAGATTTCCTTATGGAAACATAGTCTGAGCATGACCTCCCCCACAGCtctaccttgaatttcctttgcAGCCACTCCTCTGATTTCAAAGAGGAGGACATGAGAAGACTTGCAAATGTCCATGGTTAGGTGGCTCCTAACCATCAGCTGCTGTGGCACCCTCCTCTCCAGGTGATGTTAACTTGCCCTTCCCTAAGCTGGCGTGGGAAGTGCCACGCTTTCGGGCATCTGGTGGGCACCATCTTTAAGGCCTTGACTTAAGGGGTTCAGAGTGTGGCGGATGCAGGCCTCTGAGTTCCTTTTCCTGGTGCAGGCGGTGAGGCCAGGAGAACCTGCAGCCTTGTCTCGGGGTTGTGCTGAaaagcctggctggctggcttgctaTGATCGGTTCTCCTCTGGAGTTGTAAGGCACTCAGAATTGTTCTTGAGTGGAGTGGCATACACGCCTCTATAAATGCATAACATGCAGAGAGATACATCTTACTCATGGGTAAATGTTCAGGTGTGCAGCCTGCCAATTCAGAGAACATCTCTCTCCCCACCAGCCTTTCACTGTTCGATAAGCCACGTGGTGAGGATCTGAGGGAGATGCTGATAAATAATTTGCAGGTTCTCTGCTGGTTCTGCATTTCAGACGCTCCGGAGATGGGAGAGCTCTGAACAATTGCTTGCCGTGGAAGGACTTTAtcctcccatttaatttttaaaaagcagctttaacaaaaacattaagcttctttttcctctcctgtaGCAGCTGAAGGGGGAAATGAGGTCACTGGCCACAAAGCCAGTGTGGTGACCCTGTGCTGCAGCCTCTCTCCCCTTAACACAGGTTTTGGTGCAGTTTGGTCCCCGGGGAGGTGGGAAATAAGCTGCCGGCCCCACGGTTTACGGAAATGGGCACCCCTTGGCCTTGTGGCAGGCAGAGAGTTGCCTGGTCCTCGCAGCTCCTCTGGGGCTGCTCCCACCTGGAGCCCCCCCCCTGCCCCGCGCCTCTGCTGCTTCCGTCCTGGGGAGCCGGGCTCTGAATTATTCACGCTCCCTTGAATTGGCTCGGCCTGCTCGAACTTCCTGTGAGAGCTGAGAGAAACAGGGTGGGGAGCGGTCTGACTCGGGATATGGAGTTTTATTACTGCCCCAATTGCTGGAGGTCCCTGTGCAGCCTCTGGGTGAGTAAAAGCCTTTCTCCTGCCTTGCCTTGTGCTCCGAGGGCTCTCTGGCACATGGAAGGGGGTGGTGGTGCTCAGTTTCTTAGCAGGGGtggggtcagggcaaaggtaacTCCAGACTGCACAGTGAGGAGCAAATGGACTGTCATGCTGTAGAGCCCTTCTTGTTCCCCCGGCATCTAGGAGGAGACCAGATCTGCACAGTGACCCCTTGCTCAGCAGAGTTTCCTGCTTTCGTTACTTTGCTATGCTGGGTAAAGCTGAGGCCAGGCTGCTGGCTgtgcttttcctcttccttcctcctcgcCTTTTCCTTTCATGCCTTTATGGGCCTGCTGGAGAGCTTTCTGAAGTGCCTTCCGCGCCTCTCCTTGCTTGCCTCTGGCGGCACTTGCAGGGCATGCGACACGAGGGTGGTGGCAGCCCTGCCAAAAAAAGcgccctcccccccgccccgcatGGTAGTTCTGGATACAGCTGGTTTCCAAGGTGCGTGGTTTGCAAACCCTCCAGCTGTACTGATTCTGAGCTGCCCGGA
Encoded here:
- the KIAA1671 gene encoding uncharacterized protein KIAA1671 homolog isoform X2 — its product is MAMQVEVSSALTSLAGISEPRNEVTLRHPFLSSLCNTSQKPREDPGSLALPILEGGNKLGGPTRPATMPSVPSRLRLTPKPFSRETSSDTFAAVKPPVLGLEPSGGVTPEPPTFAQTSEGATKGLAGNIPLLLDQKSLESKSRGELVASVPFYLSPQANTVILFEGRSPERERPEDEESPLKAQEGQLLSSPAERGFRRQPLLPSNPRPVSWSPHRSLERQETFLGAPKGSAGSVGLQQQRPRLAAEMHSRAYGRPASSSIFLELYQEHMQPAPPEAASRLWVQKPRTLSTDLTGRFENRELSLQKKLYLAESGEKSFVAASGRPLGPMGAQREAAGLSIADPRPRVEGAGQPAESLCARGKVSTQSHLPTAGRAAPLGQTTLEDSWEISAQDRKDPWGLESQGKPSVGQCDASQGQALAERVEPTAKETGLRNARPPDTFNRGCVKKTFALLDTSANGWTPVETDSLLDCHGKENRILNIQQRIKELTAENTDFKPENLRRSFRSRPLSTDLTKVFSGPVTVSDMKPKRQHEWNRKSVGEIQDTQEDETLPVRGTDSSEATVVGSPWRPSLLAKTLSMEGPPGGEGSFAKGGQNVSLPGECPGLVFSPKTKTVLDSPAEDACLKTVRATMFEHHVQRHSVVANHLRAEPSLLSLTESFGESLSHGQELWKERVLGVGQSTKGPTQEAEASGDAGTPKDPRPLTKDRGSLAVAWAEGSVKEQCEKPASKGKVEDPLLYQRIEPRYEILQKVGERVQSKAVTAIPKGKALALHRERSLKESWRASGDAEGKSDGWTGDPQPEGPALGTKLWKDLPASWTQRPFHRGGTGLDRYQAGQQLASEKAALFTSRTKDDGVFAPSLETAKEKKLAPAGAVEGSAALARFPEGAGTGAREADGCESRAGVLRQKTPPSLAGGHNSPVSPPGTSRWQRVSCPGLLSSLDLKPPYEPEEPKGQKMRLAPWGASGRLDGVTEGDRLQQPDTEVRWQSSFRNVSAPKVSDRWRRKTLPHSTAGFEDIKEPSHSTMELASRRDALHLLDCSIAERSPQTQYRTDPRQAEVTSPSRLQKQLSTSAPKATYFAVTCQILEEINNKPGRDAAVAPRWSSSRRADPSNYQHGECLLETASPPDRPLSKRRGEGGASDLLEKGVSECPLAEASEQAREQLQRQLEEAERHLAGASLSLCPVARSPSCLGPLQRDSRPVLQKRYGAAGLGGAEEKAADHYRSRVVDIDELMAEYGGESPKVCGVEDQKDSSLFPWEKLPSRRSFTGNLPCSSEQREMARVELSSGSRRTGMDASSCENGRVCGSDPLDVRTQESSPFRARDGKCNPPHWGRLDLEKTKRSVEPVGPRTEMSFFDGKEQGEGTRPGPPSAKDASPGPRPVRMDLGALWKEASPKQWAVLAPAGGWCPSGDSGGNIGRKADSQAGIWEDDSPAAQMGMERSSAAPDFKCSSEKAHQAHARPGIPLRARLDQHRICRSFPPERPGALLSRGGPSLRDCCSHEGERDLEKESLQEDRDEARHSPYLLTQRRSHSFYRERRTDHWLGDHFKQCFGQPAAEARDTDVLVREADSRYGTWEDRRRSRDSFVPESPSSESSSVPAQKPSPSSQASLFSSQTDPASSKEQRSTSPEDSSPEAHSVDGASASPPRGACPDFSFLEQTPRLDSRALKSRALLGKRRQQHRAPISHVLRRSAGGDAEWPPTPSSGTGKAGHSWMFRDSTGAAQEKTRVRREGGGHPCATLQVAQGALSGRGLQRRGSDGRPWEGREVGGAAAPVAEGAEVPEEAAGPAPSPI
- the KIAA1671 gene encoding uncharacterized protein KIAA1671 homolog isoform X3 — encoded protein: MAMQVEVSSALTSLAGISEPRNEVTLRHPFLSSLCNTSQKPREDPGSLALPILEGGNKLGGPTRPATMPSVPSRLRLTPKPFSRETSSDTFAAVKPPVLGLEPSGGVTPEPPTFAQTSEGATKGLAGNIPLLLDQKSLESKSRGELVASVPFYLSPQANTVILFEGRSPERERPEDEESPLKAQEGQLLSSPAERGFRRQPLLPSNPRPVSWSPHRSLERQETFLGAPKGSAGSVGLQQQRPRLAAEMHSRAYGRPASSSIFLELYQEHMQPAPPEAASRLWVQKPRTLSTDLTGRFENRELSLQKKLYLAESGEKSFVAASGRPLGPMGAQREAAGLSIADPRPRVEGAGQPAESLCARGKVSTQSHLPTAGRAAPLGQTTLEDSWEISAQDRKDPWGLESQGKPSVGQCDASQGQALAERVEPTAKETGLRNARPPDTFNRGCVKKTFALLDTSANGWTPVETDSLLDCHGKENRILNIQQRIKELTAENTDFKPENLRRSFRSRPLSTDLTKVFSGPVTVSDMKPKRQHEWNRKSVGEIQDTQEDETLPVRGTDSSEATVVGSPWRPSLLAKTLSMEGPPGGEGSFAKGGQNVSLPGECPGLVFSPKTKTVLDSPAEDACLKTVRATMFEHHVQRHSVVANHLRAEPSLLSLTESFGESLSHGQELWKERVLGVGQSTKGPTQEAEASGDAGTPKDPRPLTKDRGSLAVAWAEGSVKEQCEKPASKGKVEDPLLYQRIEPRYEILQKVGERVQSKAVTAIPKGKALALHRERSLKESWRASGDAEGKSDGWTGDPQPEGPALGTKLWKDLPASWTQRPFHRGGTGLDRYQAGQQLASEKAALFTSRTKDDGVFAPSLETAKEKKLAPAGAVEGSAALARFPEGAGTGAREADGCESRAGVLRQKTPPSLAGGHNSPVSPPGTSRWQRVSCPGLLSSLDLKPPYEPEEPKGQKMRLAPWGASGRLDGVTEGDRLQQPDTEVRWQSSFRNVSAPKVSDRWRRKTLPHSTAGFEDIKEPSHSTMELASRRDALHLLDCSIAERSPQTQYRTDPRQAEVTSPSRLQKQLSTSAPKATYFAVTCQILEEINNKPGRDAAVAPRWSSSRRADPSNYQHGECLLETASPPDRPLSKRRGEGGASDLLEKGVSECPLAEASEQAREQLQRQLEEAERHLAGASLSLCPVARSPSCLGPLQRDSRPVLQKRYGAAGLGGAEEKAADHYRSRVVDIDELMAEYGGESPKVCGVEDQKDSSLFPWEKLPSRRSFTGNLPCSSEQREMARVELSSGSRRTGMDASSCENGRVCGSDPLDVRTQESSPFRARDGKCNPPHWGRLDLEKTKRSVEPVGPRTEMSFFDGKEQGEGTRPGPPSAKDASPGPRPVRMDLGALWKEASPKQWAVLAPAGGWCPSGDSGGNIGRKADSQAGIWEDDSPAAQMGMERSSAAPDFKCSSEKAHQAHARPGIPLRARLDQHRICRSFPPERPGALLSRGGPSLRDCCSHEGERDLEKESLQEDRDEARHSPYLLTQRRSHSFYRERRTDHWLGDHFKQCFGQPAAEARDTDVLVREADSRYGTWEDRRRSRDSFVPESPSSESSSVPAQKPSPSSQASLFSSQTDPASSKEQRSTSPEDSSPEAHSVDGASASPPRGACPDFSFLEAQLRKRHESEGREEATPAPLCKSPKVPFQAGVSRGGALMAAPGKEERLGEPPPRWLKELKSRKKQQGRPQAPSEEDSG
- the KIAA1671 gene encoding uncharacterized protein KIAA1671 homolog isoform X1, producing MAMQVEVSSALTSLAGISEPRNEVTLRHPFLSSLCNTSQKPREDPGSLALPILEGGNKLGGPTRPATMPSVPSRLRLTPKPFSRETSSDTFAAVKPPVLGLEPSGGVTPEPPTFAQTSEGATKGLAGNIPLLLDQKSLESKSRGELVASVPFYLSPQANTVILFEGRSPERERPEDEESPLKAQEGQLLSSPAERGFRRQPLLPSNPRPVSWSPHRSLERQETFLGAPKGSAGSVGLQQQRPRLAAEMHSRAYGRPASSSIFLELYQEHMQPAPPEAASRLWVQKPRTLSTDLTGRFENRELSLQKKLYLAESGEKSFVAASGRPLGPMGAQREAAGLSIADPRPRVEGAGQPAESLCARGKVSTQSHLPTAGRAAPLGQTTLEDSWEISAQDRKDPWGLESQGKPSVGQCDASQGQALAERVEPTAKETGLRNARPPDTFNRGCVKKTFALLDTSANGWTPVETDSLLDCHGKENRILNIQQRIKELTAENTDFKPENLRRSFRSRPLSTDLTKVFSGPVTVSDMKPKRQHEWNRKSVGEIQDTQEDETLPVRGTDSSEATVVGSPWRPSLLAKTLSMEGPPGGEGSFAKGGQNVSLPGECPGLVFSPKTKTVLDSPAEDACLKTVRATMFEHHVQRHSVVANHLRAEPSLLSLTESFGESLSHGQELWKERVLGVGQSTKGPTQEAEASGDAGTPKDPRPLTKDRGSLAVAWAEGSVKEQCEKPASKGKVEDPLLYQRIEPRYEILQKVGERVQSKAVTAIPKGKALALHRERSLKESWRASGDAEGKSDGWTGDPQPEGPALGTKLWKDLPASWTQRPFHRGGTGLDRYQAGQQLASEKAALFTSRTKDDGVFAPSLETAKEKKLAPAGAVEGSAALARFPEGAGTGAREADGCESRAGVLRQKTPPSLAGGHNSPVSPPGTSRWQRVSCPGLLSSLDLKPPYEPEEPKGQKMRLAPWGASGRLDGVTEGDRLQQPDTEVRWQSSFRNVSAPKVSDRWRRKTLPHSTAGFEDIKEPSHSTMELASRRDALHLLDCSIAERSPQTQYRTDPRQAEVTSPSRLQKQLSTSAPKATYFAVTCQILEEINNKPGRDAAVAPRWSSSRRADPSNYQHGECLLETASPPDRPLSKRRGEGGASDLLEKGVSECPLAEASEQAREQLQRQLEEAERHLAGASLSLCPVARSPSCLGPLQRDSRPVLQKRYGAAGLGGAEEKAADHYRSRVVDIDELMAEYGGESPKVCGVEDQKDSSLFPWEKLPSRRSFTGNLPCSSEQREMARVELSSGSRRTGMDASSCENGRVCGSDPLDVRTQESSPFRARDGKCNPPHWGRLDLEKTKRSVEPVGPRTEMSFFDGKEQGEGTRPGPPSAKDASPGPRPVRMDLGALWKEASPKQWAVLAPAGGWCPSGDSGGNIGRKADSQAGIWEDDSPAAQMGMERSSAAPDFKCSSEKAHQAHARPGIPLRARLDQHRICRSFPPERPGALLSRGGPSLRDCCSHEGERDLEKESLQEDRDEARHSPYLLTQRRSHSFYRERRTDHWLGDHFKQCFGQPAAEARDTDVLVREADSRYGTWEDRRRSRDSFVPESPSSESSSVPAQKPSPSSQASLFSSQTDPASSKEQRSTSPEDSSPEAHSVDGASASPPRGACPDFSFLEQTPRLDSRALKSRALLGKRRQQHRAPISHVLRRSAGGDAEWPPTPSSGTGKAGHSWMFRDSTEEKPTPRGGGSEEEEESPPAERPPPSQPRLPLFLGLDPSMLKAQLRKRHESEGREEATPAPLCKSPKVPFQAGVSRGGALMAAPGKEERLGEPPPRWLKELKSRKKQQGRPQAPSEEDSG